GAGCGTGACATCGCGTGCGAGGGCCGATTCGAGCGCCGGCTCGATCAGCCCGCGTAACCGGGCGTCGTTCAGGTACAGGTAGAGGCCGGCCACAGCCGTCACCAGCAACGCGGCGACGACAATGACCGGAATGAGGACAAACTTTTTAAGCGGAGTCATCGGGCGGCATATTGTCCACCGCGTCAGTCTCCCTCCGTTCGCGCCGGTTGGGCGGCCTCCCAGGCCTTACGCGAAACGACCTCGCGGCGGTGTGTGTAGTAGGACAGGCCTTTTTTATTGCCGACCACGATATCAGGTAAGCCATCCCCGTTATAATCCTTGACGATCAACTGCGTCCCAACTCCCACCTCGTCGCCGATAAAGTAGGGCGTGAAGTGGGCACCTTGATCGGCCGGCCTACTCAGCTTAAACCAGTAGAGTACCGACGGTTCCATTTCGCCGGCGTCCCGGCCCATGTGCGCCCAGTAGCGCTTTCCGGTGATCATGTCCTTCAGCCCATCGCCATCCATATCCACCAACTCCATGGCATGTAGACCCGAGAAGGCGACGCCGTAGGGGTTTTCCGAGGGCGCCTCTCCCATGATTTGGTGTCGGGTGAAGGTGATGCCGCCATCCGCGCCGGCGATCTGTTCGTACCACAGCAAGCCGAAGCCATGCGCCCGGTTGCTTGTGATCACATCGTTATCGCCATCGCCATCGACATCATACGCGTGCATGTGCGAGCCGCCTTCGGCAAACGTGTAGTCATGCCGGATCCAGAGGGGTTTGCCTTCGAGACTCGGCGGTTGCTGGAACCATCCGCCGGCTTCCATGACGTCCGTCTTTCCGTCGCCGTCCACATCGCCGACGCCCATCCCGTGGGTAAAGCGTTGGAGGCCATTGTCCTCGGCGATCGGCGTGAACACCCACGGGCGTTCCGGGAAATCCCAGTCGGGCTCTGCGTAACCGTACCGTCCCCCAGAGACACAGACCAGCTCTGGCTTGCCGTCGCCGGTGATGTCCGTAAAGGTTGGCGACTCATTACTCGTCTCCTCAAACACCTTGTGTTTTTCCCAGATCGTGTCCACCGTGCCCGGGTTACGGTACCAGGCGGATTCCTGGCCGGGGAATCCAATGTAGAAGATGTCGTTGCGTCCGTCCGCGTCAAAGTCGTACACAAACGCGAAGAAGTTATCCGAGTAGACTTCGATGGAAAAGGGCGCCGGCTCGTAGATCGTGTGCCGATTGATGAAATCCGGTCCTTCGAACCAGAAGGGCCCAGAAAGGAGGTCCATGACACCATCACCCGAGATATCGCCAAACGTGGCCCCCTCGCTGTAGAAGGTGTCGGAGAGCCGGGCGTGGTCGAACCGGTGGACCACATGGTCGTCTCTCATGAAGATGACGGCGGCGGCGGCGATGCTCCCGAGTAGCGGAAGAGAGAAAAGTAGTGGGTAGCGCTTGAACATGGGTGGCCTCGTTTGGTGATTGCGCGGCGCGTAGGGAGGGTAAAGTAAGCGAAACCTGCGAAACAAGAAACGGGGCTGTATATTGCGGCGAGATCCCCGACCCACTCGGACCCTCCGGACTTGTGTTATGCATCGCATCGCCATCGTCGGCGCCGGCATGATTGCCGAGTATCATCGTGGCGCCGTTGAGGCGAACGCCGCACACGGGGCCGAACTGGCGGCCATGGTCCACCACGACCCGGCTCAATTCGCCCGCATCGAAGCCGCTTTCGGCGCCCCATGCCGCTTGTTGGACGACGTACTCGCGGATCCGACGATCGGTATCGTCACGCTCTGCACGCCAAGTGGGCAACACGCCTTTCAGGCGCAGGCCTGCGTCGAGGCGGGCAAACACGTGCTCGTGGAGAAGCCCATGGCGCTATCGCTCACGTCGGCGGATGCGCTGATCGAGGCGGCGGAGGCCCGGGGCGTCCGCCTCGCCGTGGCGCTGCAGCGGCGGGTGGATCCGCTGTTTCGGCGAATAAAGCAGGCGATCGACGCCGGCGACCTCGGGGCGCTCACGCTCGCCGCCGTTACGCTCCCCTACTTCCGGGGCCAGGCGTATTACGATCAAGCCGCTTGGCGCGGCACCTGGGCCCTCGATGGCGGCGGCGTACTGATGAACCAGGGCATCCACATCGTCGATCTGCTCGTGTGGTTCATGGGCGATCCGGTTTCGATCCAGGCCGAGGCCCGGACGCTGCACCGGGACATTGAAGTGGAAGATGTGGCCTCGGCTATCCTGCGGTTTGAAAACGGAGCGCTCGCCACCCTGGCGGCGACTACGACGGCCGGCGCCGGCTTCCCCCATCGTCTCGAGATCTACGGCACCAACGGCGGCATCCAGGTCGAGGGTGAAGGCGTGGTCCGCTGGAGCCTGGCCGACCCGGCATCGGCCCGGGTGGAGCCGCCAGACCTTTCGAGCGGCGCCTCGATGAGTACCTCGGCCGGCGCCGGCGGCGATCCCCGAGCCATCACGACGGCCGGCCACACGGCGATCCTCGCGGATCTGATCGCGGCAATCGAGGAGGGCCGAAATCCGCACATCGACGGGCGTGAGGGCCGGCGCAGCCTGGCGGTCATCCTGGGAATATATGAGGCCGCGGGGTTGATCTGATTTTACACGTTAACCGTTGATGCGTTTAGAAGCTGTTGGGATTTCAGCCTCCGGACTCACTGCGCGTTCGATCACCAGCAGCGACACATCGTC
This DNA window, taken from Rhodothermales bacterium, encodes the following:
- a CDS encoding Gfo/Idh/MocA family oxidoreductase, whose product is MHRIAIVGAGMIAEYHRGAVEANAAHGAELAAMVHHDPAQFARIEAAFGAPCRLLDDVLADPTIGIVTLCTPSGQHAFQAQACVEAGKHVLVEKPMALSLTSADALIEAAEARGVRLAVALQRRVDPLFRRIKQAIDAGDLGALTLAAVTLPYFRGQAYYDQAAWRGTWALDGGGVLMNQGIHIVDLLVWFMGDPVSIQAEARTLHRDIEVEDVASAILRFENGALATLAATTTAGAGFPHRLEIYGTNGGIQVEGEGVVRWSLADPASARVEPPDLSSGASMSTSAGAGGDPRAITTAGHTAILADLIAAIEEGRNPHIDGREGRRSLAVILGIYEAAGLI
- a CDS encoding VCBS repeat-containing protein: MFKRYPLLFSLPLLGSIAAAAVIFMRDDHVVHRFDHARLSDTFYSEGATFGDISGDGVMDLLSGPFWFEGPDFINRHTIYEPAPFSIEVYSDNFFAFVYDFDADGRNDIFYIGFPGQESAWYRNPGTVDTIWEKHKVFEETSNESPTFTDITGDGKPELVCVSGGRYGYAEPDWDFPERPWVFTPIAEDNGLQRFTHGMGVGDVDGDGKTDVMEAGGWFQQPPSLEGKPLWIRHDYTFAEGGSHMHAYDVDGDGDNDVITSNRAHGFGLLWYEQIAGADGGITFTRHQIMGEAPSENPYGVAFSGLHAMELVDMDGDGLKDMITGKRYWAHMGRDAGEMEPSVLYWFKLSRPADQGAHFTPYFIGDEVGVGTQLIVKDYNGDGLPDIVVGNKKGLSYYTHRREVVSRKAWEAAQPARTEGD